A single region of the Oenococcus kitaharae DSM 17330 genome encodes:
- a CDS encoding DUF2969 domain-containing protein, protein MIDQMSNREKNYQVELVEEGTTLHVQIAGETIGDVTQKDGLYLAKNVWDNFLGDFKKQDQAVMAVISNFNLRQA, encoded by the coding sequence GTGATTGATCAAATGTCTAATCGAGAGAAAAATTATCAGGTGGAATTAGTTGAAGAAGGTACTACCTTACACGTTCAAATTGCCGGTGAGACCATTGGTGATGTGACTCAAAAAGATGGCCTGTATTTGGCGAAGAATGTTTGGGATAATTTTTTGGGAGATTTCAAAAAACAAGATCAGGCAGTGATGGCTGTCATTTCTAACTTTAATTTGCGTCAAGCTTAA
- a CDS encoding rod shape-determining protein produces the protein MAKDIGIDLGTANVLIYVEGQGIALNEPSVVAIDAKTDQVLAIGSDAYKWIDRGNQDIRVVRPLKDGVISDFDATEAMLTTFVNQLRVKGWMSRPNIMICAPTNITEIERKAIIQAAQSAGGANVYLEYEPKVAAVGAGLDIFDFVGSMVIDIGGGTSDIAVLSGGDIVASQSLRMAGDQLTQDIIRYLRQQFGILIGTPMAERIKQDVGSALQVTNPIEMTIRGQDLNDANSVKGLPKQVTIDSNDIEEAMHATLTTIVRSAKEILGQIQPGLAGDIIDRGIMLTGGGALLGSKVKGGGIDTLLQQELHVPVNISDAPLDNVAKGAGTLLEYAKRERHNAHQILGIGNPAYKKKLDKETQIESNNIHINKIEK, from the coding sequence ATGGCAAAAGATATTGGTATTGATTTAGGAACAGCGAATGTCTTGATCTACGTTGAAGGTCAGGGGATTGCGCTAAATGAGCCATCAGTCGTCGCAATCGATGCAAAGACTGATCAGGTTTTAGCAATCGGCTCGGATGCTTATAAATGGATTGATCGAGGCAATCAGGATATTCGTGTTGTTCGTCCATTAAAAGATGGTGTGATCTCGGATTTTGATGCGACTGAGGCAATGCTGACGACTTTTGTCAACCAATTACGTGTCAAGGGTTGGATGAGTCGACCGAACATTATGATTTGTGCGCCGACAAATATTACCGAGATTGAACGTAAAGCGATTATTCAGGCTGCTCAATCTGCTGGTGGTGCAAACGTCTACCTTGAGTATGAGCCGAAAGTTGCTGCTGTTGGTGCTGGACTTGATATTTTTGACTTTGTTGGAAGCATGGTGATTGATATTGGCGGCGGTACCTCGGATATTGCCGTCTTATCAGGCGGGGACATCGTAGCTAGCCAGTCTTTACGTATGGCCGGTGATCAATTAACGCAGGATATTATTCGTTATTTGCGTCAACAGTTTGGTATTTTGATCGGAACACCTATGGCCGAACGTATTAAGCAGGATGTCGGATCTGCCTTACAAGTTACCAATCCGATTGAGATGACTATTCGTGGACAGGATCTTAATGATGCTAATTCTGTGAAGGGCTTGCCTAAACAAGTTACCATTGATTCAAACGACATTGAAGAAGCGATGCATGCTACTTTAACGACGATTGTTCGTTCAGCCAAGGAAATTTTGGGACAGATTCAGCCGGGGCTAGCAGGAGATATTATCGATCGCGGCATTATGCTGACTGGTGGTGGTGCTTTATTGGGCTCTAAAGTCAAAGGCGGCGGTATTGACACGCTGCTTCAGCAGGAATTACACGTTCCGGTTAATATTTCGGATGCGCCTTTGGACAATGTTGCAAAAGGAGCTGGCACCCTGCTGGAATATGCAAAACGCGAGCGGCACAATGCACATCAAATTTTAGGGATTGGTAATCCAGCCTACAAGAAAAAGCTCGATAAGGAGACACAGATCGAGTCTAATAATATTCATATTAATAAAATAGAAAAGTGA
- a CDS encoding DUF1146 domain-containing protein, with protein sequence MHKQRMKVRVRVLHWPEQLIVSMLLKFDNNFLKDTVYVSFLYTIKSMQSLFQFMFTLVCVYISFWSLQNVEFEKIVLHSARRQILILRAFLAIVIGYFVANFFLTMGNLIISFSQSFQR encoded by the coding sequence ATGCACAAACAACGGATGAAAGTGCGCGTGCGCGTGTTGCACTGGCCAGAGCAATTAATCGTATCAATGCTTCTAAAGTTCGATAATAATTTCTTAAAAGACACAGTTTATGTGTCTTTTTTGTATACAATCAAAAGCATGCAGAGTTTATTTCAATTTATGTTTACCCTGGTTTGTGTCTACATTTCGTTTTGGAGCCTGCAAAATGTTGAATTCGAGAAAATTGTATTGCATAGTGCTAGACGGCAAATACTTATTTTGAGGGCTTTTTTGGCAATTGTTATTGGATATTTTGTTGCTAATTTTTTCTTAACAATGGGGAATTTGATAATTAGTTTTAGCCAAAGTTTTCAACGGTAG
- a CDS encoding FtsW/RodA/SpoVE family cell cycle protein → MQNPNLKNRAATFRRKDDSQIDWRIIFVVLALMAVGFGALFLALRADSSVSIVHSMLIQCLWWLFGWGIAILLMHLDADQLFRFAPIAYALGIALLVFVLFAYSRSLAASTNAKSWLAIGSLTFQPSEVMKPALILMLSRMVYTHNQNYAVHTVSSDFLLIVKMIALTLPVIILMQLQHDFGSTLVFVAIFGGIFLVSGILNRILVPITATVSTIGALAIFAVTTTAGRTILTNLGFQAYQFARVDDWLNPGGAASSQSGFQLFQSIKAIGSGRIFGNGVNNISVYVPVRESDMIFSVIGEGLGFVGGFVVILLYFLLIYSLIRRVFDTKNSFYAYVVSGVVLMVLFHVFENIGMSIGLVPLTGIPLPFISQGGSALMANMIGIGLTLSMQYHNFTSEFAKKETSFK, encoded by the coding sequence ATGCAAAATCCGAATTTGAAAAATAGAGCCGCGACTTTTCGTCGTAAAGATGATTCGCAAATTGATTGGCGGATCATTTTTGTTGTACTTGCACTGATGGCAGTGGGTTTTGGTGCGCTATTTTTAGCGTTGAGGGCTGACTCGTCAGTCTCTATCGTTCATTCAATGCTGATCCAGTGTTTATGGTGGCTTTTCGGTTGGGGAATAGCCATCCTGCTGATGCACTTGGATGCTGATCAGCTTTTTCGCTTTGCGCCGATAGCTTATGCTTTAGGTATTGCATTATTGGTTTTTGTACTTTTTGCCTATAGCCGGTCCTTAGCAGCATCAACGAATGCAAAGTCTTGGCTCGCAATTGGCAGTTTAACTTTCCAACCTTCCGAGGTGATGAAACCAGCCTTGATTTTGATGCTGTCGCGAATGGTGTATACCCATAACCAGAATTATGCGGTCCATACGGTATCATCAGATTTTTTGTTGATAGTGAAGATGATTGCTCTAACCTTGCCGGTTATCATTTTGATGCAGCTGCAGCATGATTTTGGTTCCACGCTAGTATTTGTTGCCATTTTTGGTGGTATTTTCTTGGTTTCCGGTATCTTGAACCGTATCTTGGTGCCTATTACTGCGACTGTTAGTACGATTGGTGCCCTAGCGATATTTGCCGTGACCACGACAGCTGGCCGGACGATTCTGACTAATTTAGGATTTCAGGCCTACCAATTTGCTCGTGTGGACGATTGGTTAAATCCTGGCGGTGCTGCAAGCTCGCAAAGCGGCTTTCAGCTGTTTCAGTCGATTAAGGCGATTGGTTCCGGCCGTATTTTTGGTAACGGTGTCAATAATATTTCTGTCTATGTGCCGGTTCGTGAGTCAGATATGATTTTTTCTGTGATTGGTGAGGGGCTGGGCTTTGTTGGCGGTTTCGTCGTGATTCTGCTTTATTTTCTACTCATTTACAGTCTGATACGCCGTGTATTTGATACGAAAAATTCTTTCTATGCCTACGTTGTCTCTGGCGTTGTCTTAATGGTGCTTTTCCATGTATTTGAAAATATTGGTATGAGTATCGGACTGGTGCCATTAACGGGTATTCCGCTGCCCTTTATCAGCCAAGGCGGGTCGGCATTAATGGCTAATATGATCGGAATTGGTTTGACTTTGAGTATGCAGTATCATAACTTTACCAGTGAGTTTGCCAAAAAGGAGACTAGTTTTAAATGA